One segment of Dolichospermum sp. DET69 DNA contains the following:
- a CDS encoding MATE family efflux transporter, with protein sequence MNTKFFSQYDFLYRFIKAATVNAASNMMIPLAGAISVAFMGHLPNINYLAGVALGAILFSFLYESCSFIKSGTTVMTSQAVGRDDREAMLLAGLQNGLIALGLGLLFLLLQYPLGKLGFMLLSATTDVKLAGIAYFNSRIWGAPAALVNLVLIGWLLAREKNRQVWLLTIIGNVANVVLDYLLIILWDWSSMGAGLSQAISQYLTLFVGMVMISREVSYQEIANLIAKVCNFSALKAIFVINGNLSVRSTVIVSIFVLFTAFSSTLGTDVLAENVLLLQIVALSMYMCDGVEYATVTLTGNFQGQEAKHKFVPLLQIALVINLAITLVIGLLAILFPDPIFQIFTNHAELIATIKVYIPWVILVIVGSGFAYILDGYFAGLGEGTIIRNTYLISGSLGFISLTLSTFYFHSNHGLWLSLSIFMISSALILGIQIPMTLPSNEDKEAVTTNEIQTIG encoded by the coding sequence ATGAATACCAAATTTTTTTCTCAATACGATTTTCTATATCGTTTTATAAAAGCTGCTACTGTCAACGCAGCGTCAAACATGATGATTCCCTTGGCAGGTGCAATTAGCGTAGCTTTCATGGGACATTTACCCAATATTAATTATTTAGCAGGGGTAGCATTAGGCGCGATTTTGTTTAGTTTTCTCTACGAAAGTTGTTCTTTCATCAAGTCAGGAACAACGGTTATGACATCTCAAGCAGTCGGTAGAGATGACAGAGAAGCAATGCTTTTAGCAGGGCTACAAAATGGTTTAATCGCTTTAGGATTAGGTCTACTTTTCCTGCTGTTGCAATATCCCCTAGGTAAGCTAGGCTTTATGTTATTGAGTGCTACAACTGATGTAAAACTTGCCGGAATTGCTTATTTTAATAGCCGGATTTGGGGAGCGCCTGCGGCTTTAGTTAACTTAGTCTTAATAGGATGGTTGCTGGCCAGAGAAAAAAATCGTCAAGTTTGGTTACTAACTATCATTGGTAATGTTGCTAATGTTGTTCTGGATTACCTTCTTATTATCCTTTGGGATTGGTCAAGTATGGGTGCGGGATTGTCCCAAGCTATCAGCCAATATCTAACTTTATTTGTAGGAATGGTAATGATTAGCCGTGAAGTTTCCTACCAAGAAATTGCTAATTTAATAGCAAAAGTTTGCAATTTTTCGGCTTTAAAAGCTATTTTTGTGATCAATGGTAATCTCTCTGTGAGGTCTACAGTTATAGTATCTATTTTTGTCCTGTTCACTGCTTTTAGCTCTACACTGGGAACCGATGTTTTGGCAGAAAATGTTTTACTGCTGCAAATAGTCGCATTGAGTATGTATATGTGTGATGGCGTAGAATATGCCACCGTAACTTTAACTGGTAACTTTCAAGGTCAAGAAGCAAAACATAAATTTGTGCCACTTTTGCAAATTGCCTTAGTTATTAATTTAGCGATCACTTTAGTAATTGGTTTGCTGGCTATCTTGTTTCCTGACCCTATATTTCAGATATTCACTAATCATGCTGAATTAATAGCAACAATTAAAGTTTATATCCCTTGGGTAATCCTGGTTATAGTTGGATCTGGATTTGCTTATATTCTTGATGGATATTTCGCCGGTTTGGGTGAGGGAACTATTATTCGGAATACTTATTTGATCAGTGGCTCTCTGGGATTTATTTCTCTAACTTTATCAACATTTTATTTTCATAGTAATCATGGTTTATGGTTATCTTTATCCATA